The Verrucomicrobiia bacterium genome has a segment encoding these proteins:
- the fliG gene encoding flagellar motor switch protein FliG, with the protein MAEADTSPANPLAPTVAPAEAEFLKMPKVQRLAAFLLMLGPETAGEILRRFEPKEVELITAEMARLPFISGEVQTLIMKEFTSLAVSAASGVAGGVSSARAILEKALGTVQAEAILSRVAPSAAVAAPVWDPIRAMDTQALANLLRHETPQTIALVVSHLPNERAAELLKHLPEPLAARVVERLATLTSAPQDTVEQLAQMLARKLGTAGMARKGMAAAAGLRAAADLLNAMDRDLSRAILNALTEQNAALAEDIRAKMFTFNDLGLLDNNSLQKIMREVDLRDLAMALKNAPEALKKKLLAGVSRRAAETVNEEINFLGTVKAKEVQAAQGRIIEVVRRLEAEGELDLVEILQSSRNEAMATNA; encoded by the coding sequence ATGGCCGAGGCCGACACATCTCCCGCCAACCCCCTGGCTCCCACCGTGGCCCCCGCGGAAGCCGAATTCCTGAAAATGCCCAAAGTCCAGCGGCTGGCGGCCTTCCTGCTCATGCTGGGCCCCGAAACCGCCGGCGAAATCCTCCGCCGCTTCGAACCCAAGGAGGTGGAACTGATCACCGCGGAAATGGCTCGCCTGCCGTTCATCAGCGGCGAAGTCCAAACCCTCATCATGAAGGAGTTCACCTCCCTCGCCGTTAGCGCCGCCTCCGGTGTGGCCGGCGGCGTCTCCTCCGCCCGGGCCATCCTCGAAAAGGCCCTCGGCACCGTCCAGGCCGAGGCTATCCTGAGCCGCGTGGCCCCCTCCGCCGCCGTGGCCGCCCCCGTCTGGGATCCCATTCGCGCCATGGACACCCAGGCCCTCGCCAATTTGCTGCGCCACGAAACCCCACAGACCATCGCCCTCGTCGTCAGCCACCTGCCCAACGAGCGCGCCGCCGAACTCCTGAAGCACCTCCCCGAGCCTCTCGCCGCCCGCGTCGTCGAACGCCTCGCCACCCTCACCAGCGCCCCCCAGGACACCGTCGAGCAGCTCGCCCAGATGCTCGCCCGCAAGCTCGGCACCGCCGGCATGGCCCGCAAGGGTATGGCCGCCGCCGCCGGTCTGCGCGCCGCCGCCGACCTGTTGAACGCCATGGACCGCGACCTCAGCCGCGCCATCCTCAACGCCCTCACCGAGCAAAACGCCGCCCTCGCCGAGGACATCCGCGCCAAAATGTTCACCTTCAACGACCTCGGCCTCCTCGACAACAATTCCCTCCAAAAAATCATGCGCGAGGTGGACCTGCGCGACCTCGCCATGGCCCTCAAAAACGCCCCCGAGGCGCTCAAGAAAAAATTGCTCGCCGGCGTCAGCCGCCGCGCCGCCGAAACCGTCAACGAGGAAATCAATTTCCTCGGCACCGTCAAAGCCAAGGAAGTCCAGGCCGCCCAGGGCCGCATCATCGAGGTCGTCCGCCGCCTCGAGGCCGAGGGCGAACTTGACCTCGTCGAAATCTTGCAAAGCAGCCGCAATGAAGCCATGGCCACAAACGCTTGA
- a CDS encoding FliH/SctL family protein: MKPWPQTLELDQPLLDVRWAHPAAGPSEAEIRAREEAAYQRGRRDGEKALSEQLLRQRAELIELQNGVLESLRQVVPKVARECENALVELALEVAQKLVAGLPITPAMVEAAVRDALAQVEEATEIQVCLHPDDLALLQQVNSPLLLPAGGMDVLQFVKSPEVSRGGCLIKTRFGLIDARRETRLQMIKQSLLHEPA; encoded by the coding sequence ATGAAGCCATGGCCACAAACGCTTGAACTCGACCAGCCCCTCCTCGACGTCCGCTGGGCGCACCCCGCCGCCGGCCCTTCCGAGGCCGAAATCCGCGCCCGCGAGGAGGCCGCCTACCAGCGCGGCCGCCGCGATGGCGAAAAGGCCCTCAGCGAACAGTTGTTGCGCCAGCGCGCCGAGCTGATCGAGTTGCAAAACGGCGTCCTCGAAAGCCTCCGCCAGGTCGTCCCCAAGGTCGCCCGCGAATGTGAAAACGCCCTCGTCGAGCTGGCCCTCGAAGTCGCCCAAAAACTCGTCGCCGGCCTCCCCATCACCCCCGCCATGGTCGAGGCCGCCGTCCGCGACGCCCTCGCCCAGGTCGAGGAGGCCACCGAAATCCAGGTCTGCCTCCATCCCGATGACCTCGCCCTCCTCCAACAAGTCAATTCTCCGCTCCTCCTCCCCGCCGGCGGCATGGATGTCCTCCAATTCGTTAAATCGCCCGAAGTCAGCCGCGGCGGTTGCCTCATCAAAACTCGCTTCGGCCTCATTGATGCCCGCCGCGAAACCCGGCTGCAAATGATCAAACAATCCTTGCTCCATGAACCGGCTTGA